A region from the Anaerobacillus sp. CMMVII genome encodes:
- a CDS encoding Gfo/Idh/MocA family protein: protein MKAISVAVIGAGNRGDLYGEFARLHPEKVKIVAVAEPNNERREQFIMKHNIQIENIFHTYEELFEKDTLCDAVIVTTQDHDHFRPVMLALEKNYHVLVEKPMSPSPVECIEMVKKAKQTNKLLLLAYVLRYTPFFQEIKRLISDGSIGNVRHISIDMNVAYWHQAHSFVRGNWRSSTESSPMILAKSCHDFDIVHFLLDSPCIAISSFGSLVHFKKENAPIGSAERCLSGCEVEQSCPYSAKKIYLQDDIGWPVSTISSDLSLTGRKKVLETGPYGRCVYHCDNDVVDHQVVTMEFETQATATITMSGFTEKLQRQVRVLGTHGELAGEMSSNKITTKRFGKSEKTFHVKPSLFGMHAGGDFGLMENFWHTLSENSLKSTDSEDTIVSHLYAHAAEVSRLEGRTIDAREFVTKFPGGNRIRKAILK from the coding sequence ATGAAGGCAATTTCTGTGGCTGTTATAGGTGCTGGTAATAGAGGGGATTTATATGGTGAATTTGCCAGGCTACATCCAGAAAAAGTAAAGATAGTCGCTGTTGCGGAACCAAATAATGAGCGGAGAGAGCAATTTATAATGAAGCACAATATTCAGATTGAGAATATTTTTCACACGTACGAAGAGTTGTTTGAAAAAGATACGTTGTGTGATGCAGTTATAGTTACGACACAAGACCATGATCATTTTCGACCAGTCATGCTGGCGTTAGAAAAAAATTATCATGTCCTGGTAGAAAAACCAATGAGCCCGAGTCCTGTTGAATGTATTGAAATGGTAAAAAAGGCAAAGCAGACTAATAAACTACTGCTCCTTGCATATGTGCTTCGATACACACCATTTTTTCAAGAGATTAAGAGATTAATAAGTGATGGTTCAATTGGGAATGTTCGTCATATCTCGATTGATATGAATGTTGCTTATTGGCACCAGGCTCATAGCTTTGTTAGAGGAAATTGGCGGAGCAGTACCGAGTCCTCTCCAATGATTTTAGCGAAGTCATGTCATGATTTTGATATTGTTCATTTTTTACTTGATAGTCCTTGTATAGCGATTTCGTCGTTTGGAAGTTTGGTTCATTTCAAAAAAGAGAACGCTCCGATTGGTTCAGCGGAACGCTGTTTAAGTGGCTGTGAAGTTGAACAAAGTTGCCCTTACTCAGCTAAGAAGATTTACTTGCAAGATGACATCGGGTGGCCTGTCTCAACAATTTCTTCTGATCTATCATTAACCGGGAGAAAAAAGGTGCTTGAAACCGGGCCATATGGGCGCTGTGTCTATCACTGTGATAATGATGTTGTTGACCATCAAGTTGTAACGATGGAATTTGAGACACAGGCAACTGCAACAATTACGATGAGTGGTTTTACTGAAAAGTTACAACGTCAAGTTCGAGTCTTAGGCACACATGGTGAGCTAGCTGGAGAAATGTCTTCAAATAAAATTACCACTAAGCGATTTGGCAAGAGCGAAAAAACATTTCATGTTAAGCCTTCTTTATTTGGAATGCACGCTGGTGGGGATTTTGGGTTAATGGAAAACTTTTGGCACACCTTATCAGAGAATTCGCTAAAATCAACTGATAGTGAGGATACGATCGTAAGTCACCTTTATGCCCATGCAGCAGAGGTTTCAAGGCTTGAGGGCAGGACGATCGATGCTCGAGAATTCGTGACAAAATTTCCTGGGGGTAATAGGATTCGTAAAGCTATATTAAAGTAG
- a CDS encoding DoxX family protein has product MFMNFLRNNVYASGILTVLRVYLGWKWLTGGWGKITGEPFNAGGYLNGAVNNPVMSGENLVYPTYVSFLENIAIPNAGVFSVMVAWGEFLVGLGLILGILTTAAAFFGVVMNFSFMFAGTISTNPWMILIAMFVLAAGANAGKFGGDRWVLPYIKQMVFKGNKGIVEKKVA; this is encoded by the coding sequence ATGTTTATGAATTTTTTAAGAAATAATGTATATGCATCAGGAATTTTAACTGTTTTAAGAGTATATCTTGGTTGGAAGTGGTTAACTGGAGGTTGGGGTAAGATTACAGGTGAACCGTTCAATGCAGGTGGGTATTTAAATGGAGCTGTTAATAATCCAGTAATGAGTGGTGAAAATCTTGTTTACCCAACTTATGTATCGTTTTTAGAGAATATTGCGATACCAAATGCAGGAGTATTTAGCGTAATGGTTGCATGGGGAGAATTCTTAGTAGGTCTTGGTTTAATCCTAGGAATTTTAACAACTGCAGCAGCATTTTTCGGAGTAGTCATGAACTTCTCATTCATGTTTGCGGGAACTATCTCAACAAATCCTTGGATGATCCTTATCGCAATGTTCGTTTTAGCAGCAGGAGCGAACGCAGGGAAATTCGGTGGCGACCGTTGGGTATTACCGTATATCAAACAAATGGTTTTCAAAGGCAATAAAGGAATAGTTGAAAAAAAGGTAGCATAA
- a CDS encoding MFS transporter: MSSLRHDSRLYKLILANTLSSMGSGITMIAIPWLFITKDGGDVLLGYITLFSTFCLFVITPYVGVLIDQFSRKNILIYGELVGFVVIVSFVIIGFLGFDYKTWHLSVIYISGAFYYNLFYPTIFAFTQEIFERTQYKSLNGIMEVQGQIASVVAGGMAALLLPVLEIKWILLIDACTYIIALSLFLTIPYRKRFKKEQQRESFWLKLTEGFRYMKQYPRLFLFLFASFMPFLVIMVTNYTFPIYIEAVLEADASVFGMKSMVYGIGAALAGLVLPIWLTRFGNEQVIIWTMLLFTLAIAMFIFFPYIIVFYVLTLLIAIGAAGTRVARNSLMMEVIPNDKIGRVDSLFRVVGLSIRLCLLVAFTQMVANQGVVNSFHVLSVMMVASFVIIILTYKALAKRRPNLQPAKAM; encoded by the coding sequence ATGAGCAGCTTGAGACATGACTCCCGCCTCTATAAGTTGATCTTAGCTAATACCTTATCGTCGATGGGGTCAGGGATAACCATGATTGCTATCCCTTGGCTTTTCATTACTAAAGACGGTGGCGATGTTCTATTAGGGTATATCACCTTATTTTCTACGTTTTGTTTGTTTGTGATTACACCATATGTTGGGGTATTAATTGACCAATTTTCACGAAAGAATATACTGATTTATGGAGAACTAGTAGGCTTCGTAGTCATTGTTTCGTTTGTAATAATTGGATTTTTAGGTTTTGACTACAAAACATGGCATTTAAGTGTCATCTATATTTCAGGTGCCTTTTATTACAACCTTTTTTATCCAACGATATTTGCCTTCACTCAAGAGATTTTTGAGAGAACACAATACAAATCGTTAAACGGCATTATGGAAGTACAAGGTCAAATAGCTTCAGTTGTTGCTGGTGGCATGGCGGCTCTTTTATTACCCGTATTGGAGATAAAATGGATCCTATTAATAGATGCATGTACCTATATCATAGCGCTTAGCTTATTTTTAACCATTCCATATCGGAAAAGGTTTAAAAAGGAACAACAAAGAGAAAGTTTTTGGCTGAAATTAACGGAGGGCTTTCGTTATATGAAACAGTACCCAAGATTGTTTCTCTTTCTTTTTGCTTCCTTTATGCCGTTTCTAGTCATCATGGTTACAAATTACACGTTTCCTATCTATATAGAAGCAGTCCTAGAAGCTGATGCTTCAGTCTTTGGAATGAAAAGTATGGTATATGGAATAGGGGCAGCATTAGCTGGACTCGTATTGCCCATTTGGTTAACGAGGTTTGGGAACGAACAAGTGATCATTTGGACGATGCTTCTTTTTACCCTTGCCATAGCAATGTTTATTTTCTTTCCGTACATCATAGTGTTTTATGTACTTACACTCTTAATCGCAATTGGAGCTGCTGGAACAAGAGTCGCAAGGAATTCACTTATGATGGAAGTTATCCCAAATGATAAGATAGGTAGGGTCGACAGCTTGTTTCGTGTCGTTGGGTTAAGTATCAGATTATGTCTACTCGTCGCGTTTACTCAAATGGTTGCCAATCAAGGTGTTGTAAACTCCTTTCATGTATTAAGTGTGATGATGGTTGCTTCATTTGTTATCATTATTCTAACCTATAAAGCACTTGCCAAAAGAAGACCAAATTTACAGCCAGCTAAGGCAATGTGA